CCAGCATCAGTGTCGCGCCGGTCAGATAGGCCATGTCGTCGCTGACGAGCGCGGCCACCGCCCGCCCGATGTCCGTCTCCGGGTCACCCATCCTGCCCAGCGGAATGCCGGCCACCACCTTCTCGGCCTGGTCCGGGCGGGCGGCGAAGTACGCCTCCGCGGCCGGGCTCAGGGCGGCCGGACAGACGACGTTCACCCGGATCCCGTACGGGCCCCACTCCCGCGCAGCCACGCGCGTGAGTCCCCGGATGGCCTCCTTCGCCATCGCATAGGCCGCGAAGCCCGCCTCGCCCTGCACCGCGGCCGACGAACCGAGGTTGACGACGCTGCCGCGGCCGGCCTTCAGGTGGGGCAGGGCGGACCGCATCGCGTGAAAGAC
Above is a window of Streptomyces griseorubiginosus DNA encoding:
- a CDS encoding SDR family oxidoreductase — its product is MERLAGKTALVTGGGQGVGRGIALALAAEGAAVVITGRTEGKLKDTAGEIAERGGRVHSVVGDVGERSDVDRMVAETVREFGGLDVLVNNAQSSVQRRLEETSYDDVELAYRSGPLAVFHAMRSALPHLKAGRGSVVNLGSSAAVQGEAGFAAYAMAKEAIRGLTRVAAREWGPYGIRVNVVCPAALSPAAEAYFAARPDQAEKVVAGIPLGRMGDPETDIGRAVAALVSDDMAYLTGATLMLEGGRTLLG